The following nucleotide sequence is from Podospora bellae-mahoneyi strain CBS 112042 chromosome 1 map unlocalized CBS112042p_1, whole genome shotgun sequence.
GCTTTGCCTCGATTTCCTCGAGCGCTTTCTCGACCTCTTGGGCGGCAAGGAGCGCCGTTTTGTGCTTCATCTTTGCTGCAACAAATATCGGCGCAACCGAGTTGGTTTTCTTGTTGGTTTTCTGGTTTCTCTCCTGATTCCTTTCCTCGTTCctttccatcttcttcctgtaCCGTACCTCCATGAGGAATTTTTCGATCATCTCATGCTCCTTGGACTCGTGCATTGCTAGCAAAGCCTACGCACCTTCGACCTTGTTCTTAACCCCAAGTCGAAGGTTCGCCCTTTGAGCGGCAGCATCGACCCAAACCCGGCGAGTCGCTTCAATGGTTCTGGTCCAAGGCGCTCGAGTTGTTTCTCCAAGGCTGTACAGGCGTATGTTCAAAAGTTGGACCAAGTAATTATAGCCTCTCCGATCTCTATCGTTTATTGTATGAGGATCGCAGGTGGGTGTATTGCCAGTGGTTGCCTGTGTTGTGCCCTGCTGTTGACACTCAACCATGGCACTGGGTGCTTGTGAAGGCACGTCAGGCTTGGGCACTTGCTAGGGAGGCTGGGGTGGGTTGCTGGTCGAGACGCCCATGTTGCCGGCTGTTCGGTGTTGGGTTTCTTCTTCAGATCAGGCACCCCAAATATATGGAAGCTTCCTCGGTTATCGGGTGGGTTCTGATACAGCTGGTCGCCAACACTATAACGTTTATGGGCAATGGGATACAAGGCTGGAGGGGTTGCCTGAACTGGCGCATGATCTCTTATCTTTCTTGATTGTGGGGTTACCTCCCTAACATGGAATTATTTGCCGCCTTTCTTTGGCCCGAAAAACTCCGCCGGCAGCTCGAAACTAGgatcaagctcctccttcatAGCTTTCACAGAAGCTGCAACAGCATTGTATCCAGACGCAAACGCCACCATCTCCGGGGGAGTTTCTAGTCATATTGTCAACGAGCCTCCATATTTTTCAGTATGGCGTACTTACTTGGAACTTGACCTTCCGGGAAATAGGGTTTCAGATCCTCCAAGACGAGATGTCCTTGGTCCATGCCAACACTACTCAATATTTGGATAGCTGATGCTCGATTCCTCCGGACTTTCTCATATATTTCCAGTCGCCTTTCAATGTCTGCTAAATTTGAAGCGCCATACAGAACAATTCCTAGAACACAACCATCCTCGAGTCCTTGGGCGCCTCCTTGGCCCTGATCTACGTAATTGTTAGTTTGAAGATAGTTATATGATAAGTTCCAGGGGTCACTTACGGGGCAGCATTGGGTGAGCAGCATCACCTACCAGAACAAGCCTTTCACGGTGCCAACTTGGGATCGGACGTCTGTTTAAAAGCGGCCAGCGTTTGACCTCGGTGGCTTTCCTATTCAACAGTCAACTTCATTATTTCCCAAAGCATATAAGGGTCAACAAACCCAATCACAGCTCTCAGCTTAGGACTGAAAACCTCTGCACCAAAGGTTTCTAGAACGCTATTTTTATCCACCTTTGCCAAATAGTCTTCCCTAGTGGCTGTTGCCATGGCAGGATCATGATACAGACCTACAAAGTTGTGGATCTCGCGGCTGATAACAGAGTCAGCAGAGCGGATTACAAAAGAAACGTTTTCGCTTACTCTCGACATGGATACGAAACTATCCTTCTACTTGTTGCATTGTGGGTGATAATCCGCATGCTAACCTTCCTACTGTGCTCGTCTTCATGCCACCATCGAGTTTCAGGGTCTTCAGCCAACGAAGCGGCTGGAATCAGAAAACGGAAACAGGTGTTATAATAGGCAGAGGGCGATGGCTCAATCTTGCTCCCTAGCACCACCTCCGTGGCTAGTGAGTGAACCCCATCTGCTCCGACGACAAGGTCAGCAGAGAGTACACCTCCGTcggcgagggtgatggagggagtGGCAGGGTCCTTCAATCTGTCAGCCAAATTTGGCAACAAATAGGGTTTATACTACCCACATATCGCACAACTGCACGTTGCAAGTGAAGTACCACTGGAGTTCCAGGCCCCTCAACTGCtgtcgccttcctcctcaaccaagcATGCAAGTCAACACGGTGGGAAAGCCACAGGTCATAGCCATATCGGGCGCGATTTTGTTCTTGAGGAACAGCAAACAGAGTGTTCAAAGTAAGAGGGTCGAGAAAGGCCATTTCATCTGCCTTGACAAAGCGTTCGGCGACTGGGTCAAGTCCCCATTCAAGGAGAAAGCGAGATGCGTTAGGGGGTACGGTGATGGCGGCTCCGACTTCGTTGTTTGCTGATGTGCGCTCGTAGATCTCTACCCGGTGACCAGTTCGTCGCAAAGAGACCGCTGCTGACAGCCCGGCGATTCCAGcgccgacgatgatgatgtgaagCGACATTTTACGGTGACAGGTGAGACCCATGCGCAAGTACTACTCTGGCAATTTGAGGGCCGTGGGGACCTTTAAATGCGCTGAGTTGGAAATTCTGGGCCAAACGACTCGTACGACGTTGAATCATGTGGTTGCAATCCCGTGGGGGAACTCCCGCACTGATTTGTTCAACATGGCTGCATGGCTCTTTTATGTGATTTCACTATTTGCAGAGAAAATATGCTTCTATGCCAATATTTCTCAGCGCTAGTGCTGCACAACACATCTGTTGAAGATTTGGGCAGCACTTGCATGCATAACACATACTTACTTTTGCCGTTGGTAATATACGGAAAAAGGTAGGTGCCTATAAAAGTTAGAAAACCTAGTTATATTGAACTATTGATTAAAGACTAGGGAAAGATAAAAGAAACCTAACTAAAAACTAAAAGAAAGTCGATTTAAGTAAACTAAAAATACTAGTACAAGCTAAAATGCTTTAGAATAGTTTATTAGGCCTAAAATTACTTAGCATTACAAAGCTTTTTGTATTTTTTTATGAATAAATGGAATAGttttattattatagtaCTAATTTAAGTAAAAGATTTATATCTTAAACTTAATTAACTTAGTATAATGTAACGAACCTCTATCCGGAACCTCTGAAAAGGATACTAGCTAAAAACACTTCTGAACAATTCtagttcggtacagctagtgagatggtgagaaaacacacaaaacaaccacaacaccacacatATACCCTTAACAggtctctgaatgaacacacctgcgtgacagtggctcgctcacaggccgcacttcacgtaggacaaagaaaagactctgtgggctcgcaggccacacaataagcaccggattggcctgattagagggccagaactgcctgcacgcatgcaaAGCACAAAATATGTAGAAAATAAgagtcgatgatctgtctaaaatagagtgtccgaagcagaccgcttatatacatgacccctgaacccccgaatccccagagagccccacttccttactcataccctcaaGCCTatggccgcaccccaaaccattAGTATTTAGAGTTCAAAAACCAATTTAATTTAGTTAATAATTTCTAATAGTGTTTGAAgtaaaaaatgaaaaaagtaaagatatttaAAGTATAAAGGAGTCTTAAAAATAcatatttatttttttctcgGTAACCCGCACCCTATAGCTTTAGGCTATTACTAGGGTATTTCTAAGGTCCCTAATGTGTTTAGTTAACCAATACTATTCCTTTGATAGCTTCGTGGTGCTTGATTGCCTACGTTACTTTTTAACCACCGGCTTTCGAGGTGTAGGTAGATAATAGTGAGGCCGTGGTGTGGCCAATTAGTCCGTGGACGTGTGACAGGATTAAATTCCAAATGGTGGATTCGAAATATGGATCCGGAGTCACGGAATGTTACCCTGGCAGGAAGAGATCCTGTGTGAAGTGCTGAAGGAGAATGTGCTGGCAACGATCACTGCAGTTGTTGCTCCCCTACGCAGATTGCTGGTGATAAGGAACATTCGTCCTATCCACACTGCAGCTCAGATTCCGGCACCTCACTCCCCCGCAACTGGGGTCTTCACCATCAAATACAGAAGAGAATGCACAACCTCAGCAGCCGCCACGCCCGTTGtctcaccagcaccatcatAAGCCGGCGCAACTTCCACGACATCAGCACCCACAACTTTGAGCCCAACCAGTCCGTCAAGGATAGTCAGTAGCTCCCTCGACGTCCAACCACCCGGCTCAGCAGTTCCCGTTGCTGCATCATTCATTAATCACATTATCACCCGGTTTTGTTCAACATGACAACTTACCAGGAGCATAAGCAGGATCCAGAACATCAATGTCAACACTGATATAGGTTTTCGCGTCTCCAACCCTGGATTTCAGCCTCTCGATAATCCCGCTGATACCAAAACGGTCAAGATCCCTGGAGGTAACAAAATCAAACCCGCAACGGCGATCATTCTTCATGTCTTTGACTGGGTGGGCAAGAGGTGCCCGGATGCCTGCGTGAATGCTGGAGTTTGTAATAAGCCCCTGTACTTTCCGTCAGTGAGTTTAAAACGTGGTTGTTTTCATGAGACTTACCTCCTCGTGGGCAATGTGGAGGAAGGTTCCGTGGTTTACCGCTCTGGAACTTTTGTCAGCAGATGGGTTCGTTGAAAGAAGGAGAGAAGTGGTCATACCCATAGTCagaaacatcaccacccaacaccTTGGGGTTCCAAGTATCTTAATCATGTACAATATCAGTCTTTGACCCAAAACCATGGCAAGGTGACTGGCCGAAACCCACCGATATGAGCATCGAAATGAATAACAGAGAGTTTCCCCCATTTCTTGTACGCTGCCCTCAACGCAGACAGCGTGGTGGTATGATCACCTCCCAAGTTGATAATCCTCGGGACAGGGGACAGGTCCCTAGAAACAGGAGAGCGGGCATTGATGATGTCGTGGCCGGTTTCCAGCTGTTTGAGCGCGACGGTGTTGTCCAGTCTGGTCATTGGGACGTCTCCGCAGTCGACGATTTTGACGTTGCTTTTGAAGACGTTTTCCCCTGGATGTTGTCAGTTGATTGTGCGTCAAgggtttgttggtgctggtgactGGGCTCACCGGTGTATAAACTCCATGCTGCATCTGCGTAAATGCGCGAGGAGCCAGATCTGATTGCTCCGGGGCCGAAGCGGGCTCCTGGTCGGCCGGTTGTTGCCTGTGGGAAATGGTTAGTTGATGAGGAGTTTTCAGCGGATGGGGCAGCGCTTGCAGTGTCAAATGGTGCACCGAGGACAGCGATGTCATATTTGAGGCTGTCACGCTTTGAGAGACAGGGCAGATATGGAATGTTGGCATAAGTTGTTAAGCCCCATGGTGTGTCTTCATTGCCGAACGTGGGTGCGGTAGATAGGGGGGTTTGGGCGAGGTATCGAAAGTTATTATGGGCTTCCAAGCTGTGAGCGACATTGACCAGGGCGAAGCCAATGGCCAGCCACACCAGGGAATGAACAGTGTCTTGCATATTCAGATTCAATAGAGTTGTTTCAACCTTTCAGTTTGTGATGTGACACAGAGGGCTTGGagcggggatgatggggtgtAAGCGAATGGCTACGGGAATGTTCTTGGGGATGACTCTTGAGTGGAGATGGTACGTAAACAAAGCGCTAATCCGACAACTAGAGGGACCAGGTACGGAGTAGATTTCTGTCGTTTATATATTCTTCCCCATCAAATGCATTGAGTAAAATATGGAAAATATAAAGACATGCTTGAAGAGCACTAATCaaggttgttttgttggacACCAACACACCTCAAGACGATTTACGTCATGGTGGCCGgtacaaccctaacccataTCAGATCCATGCTGTGGAGACAAACCCACCTTATATGCTGCCTTCAGATTGCACCATTTCCAACCACCAGTCCTACACGATGCAAAACAACCCGCCAAGCCTCCAACCGGTTGGTCAAGAAGCCTTTTGGCAGCTGAGATCCAAAGACAGTTACAACTCCATGCACCGTGGCGCTTTTTACAGCTGATGCCCCGTACTACGGAAGTTAACGCGCGCTAGAACGAGTAACTCGAAGCCTAGAGCGCTCTAGGCCAGGGTTTCTACATCTCGACATCAGTATTGGCCCACAAAAATCGCCGCTTCGACGATGAGCTGAACAATCGGACTAACCGATCTTGGTAGTTCAGCTCCATTCATGATGCATTGTTCGCTGATTCCCTCTCGATATGTTGCATCAACGTCACTTCTGCAAACCCCCAGACATAGACAACGAGACGAGATAAATCTCTTCGTAGGGGCCAGTCCCTCTTCCAGTTCACTCGTCCTTCCGTCTCCTTCATCCCAATCTGTTGAGCATATCCCTCTGCATCATGGGCTTCTTTGACTCAATCGCCAACGCCTTTTCCCGCGATGGCATCGCCACCCGCATCCTCGAAAAGGTGCCCGTGGTCGGCTACGGCGTCGCTGGAGTTCAAGCGCTAGCCGGCAACACAGAACATGCCAAACGAGCCCttgccaccagcaccaacagtcTAATCACCACGGCCGGTGCCGTCGGTGGTATGGTTGTCGGTGGACCAGCTGGTGCCATCGCAGGTGGTGCAGCAGCGTCCACCATCGGCTTGGGAACTGAGTacgccatcagcaccaccatcaacgacAAGGACGTCAAGGGCGATGTTGGGGAGGTTACCGTGCAGAGAGTTGTGACCGACATGGCCATCGGTGGTGTTTCTGGCTTGATTGGCGGCGGAGCTGGTGCCACTGCTGCAGGCAAGGCAGCAGGTAAAGCCGCGATTGAGGCCACGGCGTCAACGTTGGCCAAGACTGGCTTTGAGGGTGCTGCCaaggtcatcatcaccaatgtTGGAAAGAGTGCGGCGGGAGCTGTCACAACCGGTAGTTTGGCATCGCTTGTTCAGGGTGCTAGCAAGTAAGTTTGTGTCTCTTGCGATCTTATTGGTCACACCTCTAACTCATGGGCTTAGAAacgtcttcaacaacacccccaacgTCAAGGAACCCGAGCCCAAGCCACCCAAAGTGAGAAAGGTGACGCAGAACCAAGACGCCAGGGCCAAGGATTTGATCCAGGACCTCAAAGCCTTTGTCCTCCAGTACCCTCTCTACTGGCTCAACGATGCCTACGCGCAAGTTCATCTCTACTGGGAGCCCGTTGTCATTGCCGGCTTGCCTTGGGACCCGGCGAATCAAGCTGTGCAGGGACAGTATCAGGCCTttcagcagaagaagacggggaACCCAGCGTTGAACGAGAAGCCGTTACGTCAAAAGATCTATGAAGAGCTCAAGCAGATTGTTGATGACCACAACAATGGAGTGCAGCTTGGGGGGAACAAGCAGAAGATTCTGGACATGATTATCAAGAAGGAGCCTGGGGGATTTAATGCAGTttggggtgaggttgagtCGGGGATGAATCTGAGGGATCTGAGGCTGCAGAGCTTCAGCGAGCTGATGAttttggaggttgagttTATGGATTGAGTGTTGAACGAACGGAGGGATTTGCCTGGCGGGCGAGGTTCAAGGTTTGGGATTGTGTTGGCATATCATATCATGTATAAAAGAAGCAGATGGAGGAAGGCCGTGGTGTGGTGACTTGCTCGGAAGCTGTTGATCATACGTCCTTTGGGTGTCAATATCCAACTGCAAATAAACAAGAGAACTAGACTTTCTGGCTCAATAGTGATGACCTTGTAATTCACTTGGACAGATACTAGAAAGAGGTACGTCGACATACGctgaggtggaagaggagtaCACCCACTTCAGGTTCGAAGGACACTCTTGGATAGGGAATGGTGAAGCAGCATATTAATGGTTGTGAGTTGTGTGTCAGGAGATTGATGCAATCACGCGTGTTTTAACCAGACGTAAgtcttgaagaagctgtCACGGAGTGATGTTTAATGGCCACCTACCTTATACAGACACAAGTCACAGTGGAGTCAGGGCTGGCTGGGGGTTGGCTTTACAGGTGGATTATGTGCTTTTATGCTCGTACATGAAATGACTGAAAGCTATCCAAGTGACTGTACCAACCCCTTTCAACACAagtccatcaccacctcgaaTCCTCTCCATGTCTCTCATCCTTCATGGAAACTCGTTATCCATCCAGGTCTTGAAGTTGGCGCACATTTCGTCCGTCCAGAGGGGGTGCGCCGGGTCTGGGTTCTGCTGAGTCCAGGGGGGCATTTGCTTCGGCATAGACTTGTTTTTCACGCGCACATAGATCTTGGTGGCGTTGTCGGCCACGTCATCCTTGTTGCTCAGATCGAAGCCACCAGCGTTGAGCATGCAATCCACGTCGCTCGGGAGGAAGTAATCCTTGATGGTGCCTTCCCAGGTAACAGGAGCGgcggttgctgttggctCAGCTTGGGGCTCGCTGGTAGGTGTCAGCCGTGGTGCTTGTTGATGAGACGTGCAGATCAGATCGAACTTACACTGGGGGGTTTGTCTCTGGGTTCGTTTCTGAGGCCATGATGCTTTGGATGAGGGCTTTTTGGAATGATAgctgttgatggggatgtgtTCTTTGTCTCGGTGTGTGGAGAGATTCAAGTCTGAGAAATCTGAGAAGCTTCCCTGTTAAAATAGTTGTGGCTGTCTGCACTTTAGTCATAAAATGTGGAGATATGTTCATATTCCGGAGTCAATGCCCCGAGTATCCCTGCTGGATTAGAGTGAACTGAGGCTGGCTGAGAGAGAATGGTCTGAGAACATCACAGCGTGCAGCGAAGGCCTAGATTCCTCTGGGCCACTGTTGGCCTGGAAGTTGACGCTAGAAGTTGATGTCGGCACACGATAGTAGAAGTCCACAGAGACATGATAGGGCGCTGCATGGCATAGTGGGCCGGGTGAAACGAAAAAGGCATAGCATCTTGTCTTGTGTCTAGCTGAGTGTCGGGGCACTCCCGTGACTGGTGAGTTGACGGATTTGGTTTATCACCGGAGTTTATGGCAATAGTTATCGGGAGCCTTAAACTGCTTTCGTCAGCGGTAATGCCCCCTCTCTCAGTGGCTGTCGTGAGACAAGCTGAACATGCAGGGCCGCCCAATCAGAGCTTGACGGGGCATCATACCGACACCAGCAAAGAGCATCTAGATTACATGTGCTCAATTTTTGTTAATTGAGCAGGATTGAAGCGGGCTTTCTCATCATTGTGATAGCGACATGAATCTACAGGAACCAACAAAAGTAGGTAACGTACGTTATCAGTGAGTGAGGCATATCAGTGAGTGAGGCATATCAGTGAGTGGGGCACTTTCGACGCGACGCGACATCTTTATACTTAACAACCACTTTTCTCTACCATCAAAGATGCCCTCTACTTCAAAAGAAAGCCAATAATCTTGGCTCTCCAGGCTCTTCAAAATGACGAAAAGCTAAGCATACGGGCTGCGGCTAAGGCCTATGGAGTCTCCCAGGCAACGCTAGGGCGCCGACGTGCTGGCAAGTCTGTACAATGCGATACTATACCTAAGTCGAAAAAGCTTACTTAATTAAAAGAGAAGGCTgttatatactatattattaGGCTATTTACCTAAGCTTTTTTACCGGAATTGAGTaatataaaagatataaGTAACTAACTACTATACGCCCGTAACGCACCTCCTATCGGTAAGCTCCAGGTATACCGATTCGTTAAACGTTAATTAAAATTCCGgatatattttatatataaatacgATTACTAAAAAGCTAAGTATAAGAATTTAAAGGTTATTATGGAGTGGTTTATATTTATACGgaataataaaattaaatatagtattatgaataataatatttataattttgATAAAATTAGATTTATAATAGATATTATCTTCCTAggtataataattattaaaggactttaataaagtaaaaattagtttaatttaataaccATAAATTAGTAACGGTAATCTAGGAAATTAATATTTTTAGTTAAGCTATTTCTCCGTTTAttattttaactatatactaaatataatttactatttGTTTAATATATTATGATTactaataataattaaaatgTTAACTTAATAagtttaaattaaattaaatatttaaccAGGTTTTTGTCCAGTGATAGGGTTTACTTGGTGCTTGCCTAGCTAGTCGGCCTTTGCCTTCCGATCCAACCCTGATAGGTACACACCTACTTATGAATTATGAATAAATAAAATGACTTTTGCGGC
It contains:
- a CDS encoding uncharacterized protein (EggNog:ENOG503NZ0F; COG:C) gives rise to the protein MGLTCHRKMSLHIIIVGAGIAGLSAAVSLRRTGHRVEIYERTSANNEVGAAITVPPNASRFLLEWGLDPVAERFVKADEMAFLDPLTLNTLFAVPQEQNRARYGYDLWLSHRVDLHAWLRRKATAVEGPGTPVVLHLQRAVVRYDPATPSITLADGGVLSADLVVGADGVHSLATEVVLGSKIEPSPSAYYNTCFRFLIPAASLAEDPETRWWHEDEHSRKVSMRIITHNATSRRIVSYPCRDREIHNFVGLYHDPAMATATREDYLAKVDKNSVLETFGAEVFSPKLRAVIGKATEVKRWPLLNRRPIPSWHRERLVLVGDAAHPMLPHQGQGGAQGLEDGCVLGIVLYGASNLADIERRLEIYEKVRRNRASAIQILSSVGMDQGHLVLEDLKPYFPEGQVPKTPPEMVAFASGYNAVAASVKAMKEELDPSFELPAEFFGPKKGGK
- a CDS encoding uncharacterized protein (EggNog:ENOG503NUEG; COG:G), whose translation is MQDTVHSLVWLAIGFALVNVAHSLEAHNNFRYLAQTPLSTAPTFGNEDTPWGLTTYANIPYLPCLSKRDSLKYDIAVLGAPFDTATTGRPGARFGPGAIRSGSSRIYADAAWSLYTGENVFKSNVKIVDCGDVPMTRLDNTVALKQLETGHDIINARSPVSRDLSPVPRIINLGGDHTTTLSALRAAYKKWGKLSVIHFDAHIDTWNPKVLGGDVSDYGAVNHGTFLHIAHEEGLITNSSIHAGIRAPLAHPVKDMKNDRRCGFDFVTSRDLDRFGISGIIERLKSRVGDAKTYISVDIDVLDPAYAPATGTAEPGGWTSRELLTILDGLVGLKVVGADVVEVAPAYDGAGETTGVAAAEVVHSLLYLMVKTPVAGE
- a CDS encoding uncharacterized protein (EggNog:ENOG503PGIZ; COG:Q), producing MNISPHFMTKVQTATTILTGKLLRFLRLESLHTPRQRTHPHQQLSFQKALIQSIMASETNPETNPPVEPQAEPTATAAPVTWEGTIKDYFLPSDVDCMLNAGGFDLSNKDDVADNATKIYVRVKNKSMPKQMPPWTQQNPDPAHPLWTDEMCANFKTWMDNEFP
- a CDS encoding uncharacterized protein (COG:S; EggNog:ENOG503P61G) — its product is MGFFDSIANAFSRDGIATRILEKVPVVGYGVAGVQALAGNTEHAKRALATSTNSLITTAGAVGGMVVGGPAGAIAGGAAASTIGLGTEYAISTTINDKDVKGDVGEVTVQRVVTDMAIGGVSGLIGGGAGATAAGKAAGKAAIEATASTLAKTGFEGAAKVIITNVGKSAAGAVTTGSLASLVQGASKNVFNNTPNVKEPEPKPPKVRKVTQNQDARAKDLIQDLKAFVLQYPLYWLNDAYAQVHLYWEPVVIAGLPWDPANQAVQGQYQAFQQKKTGNPALNEKPLRQKIYEELKQIVDDHNNGVQLGGNKQKILDMIIKKEPGGFNAVWGEVESGMNLRDLRLQSFSELMILEVEFMD